One window of Cupriavidus oxalaticus genomic DNA carries:
- a CDS encoding ABC transporter ATP-binding protein, translating to MATHSLRVVSDRAAPLLPPLLQIDGVSLEYRTPERIVRATHRVSFDVHAGDRFVLLGPSGCGKSTLLKAVAGFVAPAEGEIRLEGQRVQQPGPDRIVVFQEFDQLPPWKTVVQNVIFPLRQARGLSRAEARERALDSLEKVGLADFADAYPHTLSGGMKQRVAIARALAMRPKVLLMDEPFAALDALTRRRMQEELLALWDDAGFTLLFVTHSIEEALVVGSRILLLSPHPGRVRAELNSHQFSLASQGGTEFQAAAQRIHTMLFGEPAADAQPLRARSAAGR from the coding sequence ATGGCCACGCACAGCCTGCGCGTGGTGTCCGACCGCGCCGCGCCGCTGCTACCGCCGTTGCTTCAGATTGACGGCGTGTCGCTCGAGTACCGCACGCCCGAGCGCATCGTGCGCGCCACGCACCGGGTCAGCTTCGACGTGCATGCGGGCGACCGCTTCGTGCTGCTGGGGCCGTCCGGCTGCGGCAAGTCGACGCTGCTCAAGGCGGTGGCCGGCTTCGTCGCGCCCGCCGAGGGTGAGATCCGCCTGGAAGGCCAGCGCGTGCAGCAGCCCGGGCCGGACCGCATCGTCGTGTTCCAGGAGTTCGACCAGCTGCCGCCGTGGAAGACCGTGGTGCAGAACGTGATATTCCCGCTGCGGCAGGCGCGCGGCCTGTCGCGCGCCGAAGCGCGCGAGCGCGCGCTGGACAGCCTGGAGAAGGTCGGCCTCGCTGATTTCGCCGATGCCTACCCGCATACGCTGTCGGGCGGCATGAAGCAGCGCGTGGCGATCGCGCGGGCGCTGGCGATGCGGCCCAAAGTGCTGCTGATGGACGAGCCCTTTGCCGCGCTCGACGCGCTGACGCGCCGGCGCATGCAGGAAGAACTGCTGGCGCTGTGGGACGACGCGGGTTTCACGCTGCTGTTCGTCACGCATTCGATCGAAGAGGCGCTGGTGGTGGGCAGCCGCATCCTGCTGCTGTCGCCGCACCCGGGCCGCGTACGCGCCGAACTGAACAGCCACCAGTTCAGCCTGGCCAGCCAGGGTGGCACGGAATTCCAGGCCGCCGCGCAACGCATCCACACCATGCTGTTCGGCGAGCCCGCCGCCGACGCGCAGCCGCTGCGCGCGCGCAGCGCCGCGGGCCGCTAG
- a CDS encoding ABC transporter permease, translating to MTQSTLALPESPELRPDFRPLVRPAYERDIEPFTEAPLARALPWQQRLWQYGWLRKAVILLALALVWEIVARVQDNDLLLPTFLATLRAFVQDVASGELPGKAAVSLSVLLRGYAAGIVLAFVLTSLAVSTRFGRDVLDTLTAMFNPLPAIALLPLALLWFGLGTRSLVFVLVHSVLWPLALNMYAGFQAVPQTLRMAGRNYGLRGPRYVALVLVPAALPAILSGLKIGWAFAWRTLIAAELVFGASSGEGGLGWFIFQNRNELYTDRVFAGLAAVILIGLLVEGLVFTTLERLTVRRWGMQH from the coding sequence ATGACGCAATCCACCCTGGCGCTCCCCGAGTCGCCCGAACTCCGTCCCGACTTCCGGCCGCTGGTGCGCCCGGCATACGAGCGCGACATCGAACCCTTCACCGAAGCGCCGCTGGCGCGCGCGCTGCCGTGGCAGCAACGGCTGTGGCAGTACGGCTGGCTGCGCAAGGCCGTGATCCTTCTGGCGCTGGCACTGGTGTGGGAAATCGTGGCACGCGTGCAGGACAACGACCTGCTGCTGCCGACGTTCCTGGCGACCCTGCGCGCCTTCGTCCAGGATGTGGCCAGCGGCGAACTGCCGGGCAAAGCGGCGGTGTCGCTGTCGGTGCTGCTGCGCGGCTATGCCGCGGGCATCGTGCTGGCGTTCGTGCTCACGTCGCTGGCGGTATCGACGCGCTTCGGCCGCGATGTGCTGGACACGCTCACCGCCATGTTCAATCCGCTGCCGGCGATCGCGCTGCTGCCGCTGGCGCTGCTGTGGTTCGGGCTGGGCACCAGGAGCCTGGTGTTCGTGCTGGTCCACTCGGTGCTGTGGCCGCTGGCGCTGAACATGTACGCCGGCTTCCAGGCGGTGCCGCAGACATTGCGCATGGCCGGGCGCAACTATGGCCTGCGCGGGCCGCGCTATGTCGCGCTGGTGCTGGTGCCTGCCGCGCTGCCGGCGATCCTGTCGGGGCTGAAGATCGGCTGGGCCTTTGCCTGGCGCACGCTGATCGCGGCCGAGCTGGTGTTCGGCGCGTCGTCGGGCGAGGGCGGCCTGGGCTGGTTCATTTTCCAGAACCGCAACGAGCTTTATACGGACCGCGTGTTCGCGGGCCTGGCGGCGGTGATCCTGATCGGCCTGCTGGTGGAGGGGCTGGTCTTCACCACGCTGGAGCGGCTGACCGTACGACGCTGGGGCATGCAGCACTAG
- a CDS encoding TauD/TfdA dioxygenase family protein, which produces MTTATAYTIVSRQQSALHSAAIDAGQDFEIRALDAPLGAEVLGLDLSRPLSDSDFARIHRAHLDYHVVVFRDQRITPAQQISFSRRFGPLQIHVLHQFQLPGHPEVLVVSNVVENGKPIGLGDAGHFWHSDLSYKEKPSLGSLLHARELPAEGGDTLFANMHLAWDTLPAELQRTVDGLYAEHTYLARYAELQQRSPWRPNLMPEQIAQVRPVLQPVVRTHPETGRKALFVSEHFTTRIAGLPEDESRDLLKQLFAHSVKPEHVYRHQWQPHDLVFWDNRSLLHLAAGCPDHLRRVMYRTTIEGDVPR; this is translated from the coding sequence ATGACGACCGCAACCGCCTACACCATAGTTTCGCGCCAGCAGAGCGCACTGCATTCCGCCGCGATCGATGCCGGCCAGGATTTCGAGATCCGCGCGCTGGACGCGCCGCTGGGCGCGGAGGTGCTCGGCCTCGACCTGTCCCGCCCACTGTCCGACAGCGATTTCGCGCGCATCCATCGCGCCCACCTCGACTACCACGTAGTGGTGTTCCGCGACCAGCGGATCACCCCGGCGCAGCAGATCAGCTTCAGCCGCCGCTTCGGGCCGCTGCAGATCCACGTGCTGCACCAGTTCCAGCTACCCGGCCATCCCGAAGTGCTGGTGGTGTCCAACGTGGTCGAGAACGGCAAGCCGATCGGACTCGGCGATGCCGGCCACTTCTGGCATTCGGACCTGTCGTACAAGGAGAAGCCGAGCCTGGGTTCGCTGTTGCATGCGCGCGAGCTGCCCGCCGAAGGCGGCGATACGCTGTTCGCCAACATGCACCTGGCATGGGATACCTTGCCCGCGGAACTTCAGCGCACTGTCGACGGCCTGTACGCCGAGCACACCTACCTGGCGCGCTATGCCGAACTGCAGCAGCGCAGCCCGTGGCGTCCCAACCTGATGCCCGAGCAGATCGCGCAGGTCAGGCCGGTATTGCAGCCGGTGGTGCGCACCCATCCCGAAACCGGCAGGAAGGCGCTCTTCGTCAGCGAGCACTTCACCACGCGCATCGCGGGCCTGCCCGAGGACGAAAGCCGCGACCTGCTCAAGCAGCTGTTCGCGCACAGCGTCAAGCCTGAGCACGTGTACCGCCACCAATGGCAGCCGCATGACCTGGTGTTCTGGGACAACCGCTCGCTGCTGCATCTGGCCGCGGGCTGTCCGGACCACCTGCGGCGCGTGATGTACCGCACCACCATCGAAGGCGACGTGCCGCGCTGA
- a CDS encoding ABC transporter substrate-binding protein produces the protein MFQRFSRKLGLLALSAGLAISGAAHAEGKLRIAEQFGVVYLLLNVARDQQLIEKHGRQQGIDVKVEWTQLSGGAAVNDALLSGAIDIAGAGVGPLLTLWDRTHGKQNVRGVASLGNFPYYLVSNNPKVKTIADFTEKDRIALPAVGVSVQSRVLQLAAAKQWGDKEYNRLDKWTVAVPHPDAAAAIISGGTEITGHFGNPPFQEQELAGNPNARIVLSSYDVLGGPSSSTVLYATEKFRNDNPKTYRAFVDALAEAAAYATANPEAAADIYLRQAKAKTDRALLVRVLKNPQVQFKVAPQNTFALASFMHRVGAIRNQPKSWQDYFFQDPVTAQGS, from the coding sequence ATGTTCCAACGGTTTTCCCGCAAGCTGGGCCTGCTCGCGCTGAGCGCCGGCCTGGCGATTTCCGGTGCCGCGCACGCCGAAGGCAAGCTGCGCATCGCCGAGCAGTTCGGCGTGGTCTACCTGCTGCTCAACGTGGCGCGCGACCAGCAGCTGATCGAGAAGCACGGCAGGCAGCAGGGCATCGACGTCAAGGTCGAATGGACCCAGCTTTCCGGTGGCGCCGCGGTCAACGATGCGCTGCTGTCCGGCGCGATCGATATCGCCGGTGCCGGCGTCGGTCCGCTGCTGACGCTGTGGGACCGCACCCATGGCAAGCAGAACGTGCGCGGCGTGGCGTCGCTGGGCAATTTCCCGTACTACCTTGTGAGCAACAACCCCAAGGTGAAGACCATTGCCGATTTCACCGAGAAGGACCGCATCGCCTTGCCGGCGGTGGGCGTGTCGGTGCAGTCGCGCGTGCTGCAGCTGGCAGCGGCGAAGCAATGGGGCGACAAGGAGTACAACCGGCTCGACAAGTGGACCGTGGCGGTGCCGCATCCCGACGCCGCTGCCGCGATCATCTCGGGCGGCACGGAAATCACCGGTCATTTCGGCAACCCGCCGTTCCAGGAGCAGGAACTGGCCGGCAATCCGAACGCACGCATCGTGCTGAGTTCGTACGACGTGCTGGGCGGGCCGAGCTCGTCGACGGTGCTGTACGCGACCGAGAAGTTCCGCAACGACAATCCGAAGACCTACCGCGCGTTCGTCGATGCGCTGGCTGAAGCGGCTGCCTACGCCACCGCCAATCCCGAGGCCGCCGCCGATATCTACCTGCGCCAGGCCAAGGCAAAGACCGACCGCGCGCTGCTGGTGCGCGTGCTGAAGAACCCGCAGGTGCAGTTCAAGGTGGCGCCGCAGAACACCTTTGCGCTGGCCTCGTTCATGCACCGCGTGGGCGCGATCCGCAACCAGCCCAAGTCCTGGCAGGATTATTTCTTCCAGGACCCGGTCACCGCGCAGGGAAGCTGA